In a genomic window of Streptomyces pristinaespiralis:
- a CDS encoding acyltransferase: MPKNRNTFSSPAVWWRRGLARAVHRGWQWVQEAGAVTGDRPGRLSFRRIGAGTRLAFPQGTVFGEPWIELGEHCIIAEQVTLTAGMMPGLDLGPDPILTLGDGVVLGRGSHVIADTRVTIGSDTYCGPYVYITSTNHSYDDPHEPVGKQWPRTDPVSIGPGCWLGTGAVILPGARLGRNVVVAAGAVVRGEVPDHSVVAGAPARVVRRWDEAGGWQPPLRTPAPVPIPEGVTPEQLRALAELEKELPQAGARPGAVVGSGTPPEAAAPGRAVPELEGR; the protein is encoded by the coding sequence GTGCCGAAGAACAGAAACACGTTCTCATCGCCCGCCGTCTGGTGGCGCCGTGGACTCGCACGCGCGGTCCACCGCGGCTGGCAGTGGGTGCAGGAGGCGGGCGCCGTCACGGGCGACCGTCCCGGACGGCTCAGCTTCCGGCGGATCGGTGCCGGCACCCGGCTCGCCTTCCCGCAGGGGACCGTCTTCGGTGAGCCGTGGATCGAGCTGGGCGAGCACTGCATCATCGCCGAGCAGGTGACCCTGACCGCCGGGATGATGCCGGGCCTGGATCTCGGCCCGGATCCCATCCTGACCCTGGGGGACGGTGTGGTCCTGGGGCGCGGCAGTCACGTCATCGCCGACACCCGGGTGACCATCGGCTCCGACACGTACTGCGGTCCGTACGTCTACATCACCTCGACGAACCACAGCTACGACGACCCGCACGAGCCGGTCGGCAAGCAGTGGCCCCGCACCGATCCCGTCTCGATCGGTCCCGGCTGCTGGCTGGGGACGGGCGCGGTGATCCTTCCCGGCGCCCGCCTGGGCCGCAACGTGGTCGTGGCGGCGGGCGCGGTCGTGCGGGGCGAGGTGCCCGACCACTCGGTGGTGGCGGGCGCTCCCGCCCGCGTCGTACGCCGGTGGGACGAAGCGGGTGGCTGGCAGCCGCCGCTGCGCACGCCCGCACCGGTGCCCATCCCGGAGGGCGTCACGCCGGAGCAGTTGCGGGCGCTCGCCGAGCTGGAGAAGGAACTGCCGCAGGCCGGTGCCCGACCCGGGGCGGTCGTCGGGAGCGGGACGCCGCCGGAGGCGGCGGCGCCCGGCCGGGCCGTGCCCGAGCTCGAAGGGCGCTGA
- a CDS encoding DMT family transporter codes for MTALFALATSLLWGLADFGGGLLTRRTPALTVVVASQSVAVVVLGAIVVATGGFAEAGPRLWYAVAAGAVGPVAMLCFYKALALGPMGVVSPLGSLGVAVPVGIGLLLGERPGVLQFAGIAVAVAGIVLAGGPELRGAPVQRQAVLMTLVAAFGFGAVLALIAEASTTLTGLFLALFVQRVTNVAVGGAALWVSVGRGGRALPEDGGLRTVLRSLPALAFVGLADVAANGTYSIAAQTGPVTVAAVLANLYPVVTVFAALLILKERLRAVQAAGAGLALVGTVLLASG; via the coding sequence ATGACCGCACTCTTCGCCCTGGCCACCAGCCTCCTGTGGGGACTGGCCGACTTCGGCGGCGGCCTGCTCACGCGACGCACGCCCGCGCTCACCGTGGTCGTCGCCTCCCAGTCCGTCGCGGTGGTGGTCCTCGGCGCGATCGTCGTCGCGACCGGCGGCTTCGCCGAGGCCGGACCGCGCCTCTGGTACGCCGTGGCGGCCGGCGCGGTGGGACCGGTGGCGATGCTCTGCTTCTACAAGGCCCTCGCACTCGGCCCGATGGGTGTGGTGTCACCCCTCGGTTCACTCGGGGTCGCCGTCCCCGTCGGCATCGGACTCCTGCTGGGCGAGCGGCCCGGAGTACTCCAGTTCGCCGGCATCGCGGTGGCCGTGGCCGGCATCGTGCTCGCCGGCGGGCCCGAGCTGCGCGGCGCACCGGTGCAGCGCCAGGCGGTCCTGATGACGCTCGTCGCGGCCTTCGGGTTCGGCGCCGTGCTGGCCCTGATCGCGGAGGCGTCGACGACGCTCACCGGACTGTTCCTGGCGCTGTTCGTCCAGCGCGTGACCAACGTCGCCGTGGGCGGGGCCGCCCTGTGGGTGTCGGTCGGGCGCGGCGGCCGGGCCCTGCCGGAGGACGGCGGGCTGCGGACCGTCCTGCGCTCGCTGCCCGCGCTCGCGTTCGTCGGCCTCGCGGACGTGGCGGCCAACGGCACCTATTCGATCGCCGCGCAGACGGGGCCGGTCACGGTGGCCGCCGTCCTCGCGAATCTCTATCCGGTGGTGACGGTCTTCGCGGCGCTGCTGATCCTCAAGGAGCGGCTGCGCGCGGTGCAGGCCGCCGGCGCCGGGCTGGCACTGGTGGGCACGGTCCTGCTGGCGAGCGGCTGA
- a CDS encoding helix-turn-helix domain-containing protein, protein MSDLDQLTQSLARNLKHWRGERGFTLDALAARSGVSRGMIIQIEQARTNPSVGTTVKLADALGVSITTLLDYEQGAQVRIVPPEQAVRMWSTSTGSSTTLLVGNERGGPLELWSWRLMPGDESASDPHPDGTTELLHVTAGKLTLVVDREPHAVPAGTSATFEANVPHAYRNDGTEVVELLMAVSVPPVR, encoded by the coding sequence GTGTCGGACCTCGACCAGCTCACCCAGTCGCTCGCCCGTAACCTCAAGCACTGGCGCGGCGAACGGGGCTTCACCCTGGACGCTCTCGCCGCCCGTTCCGGGGTCAGCCGGGGGATGATCATCCAGATCGAGCAGGCGCGCACCAATCCCAGCGTCGGCACGACGGTGAAACTCGCCGACGCCCTCGGCGTCAGCATCACCACGCTCCTCGATTACGAGCAGGGCGCCCAGGTCCGCATCGTTCCCCCGGAGCAGGCCGTCCGTATGTGGTCCACCTCCACCGGCAGTTCCACCACACTGCTCGTCGGCAACGAGCGCGGCGGACCCCTGGAGCTGTGGTCGTGGCGGCTGATGCCCGGTGACGAGAGCGCCTCCGACCCGCACCCCGACGGGACCACGGAACTGCTGCACGTCACCGCCGGCAAACTGACCCTCGTCGTCGACCGGGAGCCCCACGCGGTCCCCGCCGGCACCTCCGCCACCTTCGAGGCGAACGTCCCGCACGCCTACCGCAACGACGGCACCGAGGTCGTCGAGCTCCTGATGGCCGTCTCCGTCCCGCCCGTCCGCTGA
- a CDS encoding YbaK/EbsC family protein, with product MRAPIGNFDDATPAPDCLDLLVAPVAAAVRAWRGDVPAEQFLYVDTDPEIADTAVFVEHYGPELLEQSANCVVVAGKRGGATTLAGCLVLSRTRVDVNGAVRRQLGARKVSFAAMETATGESGMEYGGITPIGLPADWPLLVDPAVVDTEWVLVGSGRRRGKLILPGKAFAALPGAVVVEGLGI from the coding sequence ATGCGCGCACCCATCGGGAACTTCGACGATGCCACCCCCGCACCCGACTGCCTCGACCTCCTTGTCGCGCCCGTCGCGGCCGCCGTGCGTGCCTGGCGCGGCGACGTGCCGGCCGAGCAGTTCCTCTACGTGGACACGGACCCGGAGATCGCCGACACCGCCGTCTTCGTCGAGCACTACGGCCCCGAACTGCTCGAGCAGTCGGCGAACTGCGTCGTCGTCGCCGGGAAGCGGGGCGGCGCCACGACGCTCGCCGGATGCCTGGTCCTGTCCCGTACGCGGGTGGACGTCAACGGCGCCGTCCGCAGACAACTGGGCGCCCGCAAGGTGTCGTTCGCGGCGATGGAGACCGCGACCGGCGAGAGCGGCATGGAGTACGGCGGGATCACCCCGATCGGGCTGCCCGCCGACTGGCCGCTGCTCGTGGACCCGGCGGTCGTGGACACCGAATGGGTCCTCGTCGGCAGCGGCCGCAGGCGCGGCAAGCTGATCCTGCCGGGCAAGGCGTTCGCCGCCCTGCCCGGTGCCGTGGTCGTCGAGGGCCTCGGCATCTGA
- a CDS encoding CoA-binding protein, with protein sequence MYADAETIRRILTATGDTWAVVGLSNNEERAAYGVADVLRRYGKRIVPVHPKAETVHGEKGYASLSDIPFPVDVVDVFVNSGLAGAVADEAVGIGAKAVWFQLGVIDEEAYARTTAAGLDMVMDRCPAIEIPRLG encoded by the coding sequence ATGTACGCAGACGCAGAGACGATCCGCAGAATCCTGACGGCCACCGGTGACACCTGGGCGGTGGTCGGCCTGTCCAACAACGAGGAGCGGGCGGCGTACGGCGTGGCCGACGTGCTCCGGCGCTACGGCAAGCGCATCGTGCCGGTGCACCCGAAGGCCGAGACGGTCCACGGCGAGAAGGGGTACGCGAGCCTGTCCGACATCCCCTTCCCGGTGGACGTCGTCGACGTCTTCGTGAACTCGGGCCTGGCCGGCGCGGTGGCCGACGAGGCCGTCGGGATCGGCGCGAAGGCGGTCTGGTTCCAGCTCGGCGTGATCGACGAGGAGGCGTACGCGCGCACCACGGCGGCCGGCCTGGACATGGTGATGGACCGGTGCCCCGCGATCGAGATCCCGCGGCTGGGCTGA
- a CDS encoding YigZ family protein, which yields MQEQYRTVAREGVHETEINRSRFICALAPAATEEEAQAFVARIRREHPTATHNCFAYVVGADAAVQKASDDGEPGGTAGVPMLQMLLRREIRYVAAVVTRYYGGVKLGAGGLIRAYGGVVGEALDALGTVTRKRFRLATVTVDHQRAGKLENDLRATGRQVRDVTYTDTVRIGIGLPDADVDAFRAWLADVTAGTAGLELGGEAYGDA from the coding sequence ATGCAGGAGCAGTACCGGACGGTCGCCCGCGAAGGTGTCCACGAGACCGAGATCAACCGATCGCGCTTCATCTGCGCGCTCGCCCCGGCCGCCACCGAGGAGGAGGCCCAGGCCTTCGTCGCGCGTATCCGCAGGGAGCACCCGACCGCCACGCACAACTGCTTCGCCTATGTCGTCGGCGCCGACGCGGCCGTACAGAAGGCGAGCGACGACGGTGAGCCCGGCGGCACGGCCGGGGTCCCCATGCTCCAGATGCTGTTGCGCCGGGAGATCCGTTACGTGGCCGCCGTCGTCACCCGGTACTACGGCGGCGTCAAGCTCGGCGCCGGCGGGCTGATCCGGGCGTACGGCGGAGTCGTCGGCGAGGCCCTGGACGCCCTCGGCACCGTCACCCGCAAGAGGTTCCGGCTCGCCACCGTCACCGTCGACCACCAGCGGGCCGGGAAGCTGGAGAACGACCTCCGGGCGACCGGACGCCAGGTGCGGGACGTCACCTACACGGACACCGTCCGTATCGGGATCGGGCTGCCCGACGCCGACGTCGACGCCTTCCGCGCCTGGCTGGCGGACGTCACGGCGGGCACGGCCGGCCTGGAACTCGGGGGCGAGGCGTACGGAGATGCGTGA
- a CDS encoding exonuclease SbcCD subunit D, giving the protein MRLLHTSDWHLGRSFHRVSMLDAQAAFLDHLVATVREREVDAVLVAGDVYDRAVPPLAAVALFDDALHRLADAGVPTVMISGNHDSARRLGVGAGLIDRAGIHLRTDPAGCGTPVLLADEHGPVACYGLPYLEPSLVRAEFGTEKAAHESVLAAAMERIRADLATREEGTRSVVLAHAFVMGGEESDSERDITVGGVCAVPAGVFRGVDYVALGHLHGCQTITERIRYSGSPLAYSFSETDHRKTMWLVDLDASGAVTAERIECPVPRPLARLRGSIEELLESPELDRHEESFVEATLTDAVRPADPMARLTRRFPHVLSLVFEPDRAPSDASASYAQRLRGRSDQQIAEDFVAHVRGGNGPDDGERTVLRTAFEDVRVDAGVREVAG; this is encoded by the coding sequence ATGAGACTCCTGCACACGTCGGACTGGCACCTGGGCCGGTCGTTCCACCGGGTGAGCATGCTCGACGCCCAAGCCGCCTTCCTCGACCACCTGGTGGCGACGGTGCGCGAGCGCGAGGTCGACGCGGTGCTGGTGGCCGGAGACGTGTACGACCGGGCCGTCCCGCCGCTCGCCGCCGTGGCGCTGTTCGACGACGCGCTGCACCGGCTGGCGGACGCCGGCGTCCCGACGGTGATGATCTCCGGGAATCACGACTCGGCACGCCGCCTCGGCGTCGGAGCAGGACTCATCGACCGGGCCGGCATACATCTGCGCACGGACCCGGCGGGCTGCGGCACCCCCGTACTGCTCGCCGACGAACACGGCCCGGTGGCCTGCTACGGACTGCCCTATCTCGAACCGTCACTGGTCAGGGCCGAGTTCGGGACGGAGAAGGCCGCCCACGAGAGTGTGCTCGCCGCGGCGATGGAGCGGATACGGGCCGACCTCGCCACCCGCGAGGAGGGCACCCGCTCCGTCGTTCTCGCGCACGCCTTCGTCATGGGCGGCGAGGAGAGCGACAGCGAGCGGGACATCACCGTCGGCGGTGTCTGCGCCGTCCCCGCCGGCGTCTTCCGCGGCGTGGACTACGTGGCCCTCGGACACCTGCACGGCTGCCAGACGATCACCGAGCGGATCCGTTACTCGGGCTCCCCGCTCGCCTACTCCTTCTCCGAGACCGACCACCGCAAGACGATGTGGCTCGTCGATCTCGACGCGTCCGGAGCCGTCACCGCCGAGCGGATCGAGTGCCCGGTACCAAGGCCCCTGGCCCGGCTGCGCGGCTCCATCGAGGAACTGCTGGAGAGTCCCGAGCTGGACCGCCACGAGGAGTCGTTCGTGGAGGCGACCCTCACCGACGCCGTGCGCCCGGCGGATCCGATGGCACGGCTCACCCGGCGCTTCCCGCACGTCCTCAGCCTGGTGTTCGAGCCGGACCGCGCGCCTTCGGACGCGTCCGCCTCGTACGCCCAGCGGCTGCGCGGGCGCAGCGACCAGCAGATCGCGGAGGACTTCGTGGCCCATGTACGCGGCGGCAACGGCCCCGACGACGGCGAGCGCACCGTGCTGCGCACCGCCTTCGAGGACGTACGGGTCGACGCCGGCGTGCGCGAGGTGGCCGGGTGA
- a CDS encoding AAA family ATPase, whose amino-acid sequence MRLHRLAVTAFGPFGATQEVDFDALASSGIFLLHGPTGAGKTSVLDAVCFALYGAVPGARQSPGTSLRSDHAPAGTPTEVSLELTVAGRRLEVTRRPAQPRPKARGQGFVTERAHSTLREYDTASGEWRPLSKSHQEIGEEITQLLGMSREQFCQVVLLPQGDFARFLRADAEARGKLLGRLFDTRRFAAVEDHLAELRRAAEKQVRAGDERLLAVAHRIEQAAGPAAAEWARPEQQPGDPGLADAVLQWAAVARTASRERLDIAEYALAAAESRQAAARRDLESEQELDRLQRRYAEALARSEALESRRAEYENRCARLDRARKAALVEPALRVRDAAEREHRAAEAGRERTRTSLPVGLADAGADQLTGAERALRQELGGLEAARRAEARASDITRELADLDRQARADDDILAEAADWLAEWDGVRRGHQERITAAQEAATRAEHLAGRLEPARERLRAAQERDDLAARADRTAERLRTLHERTNEAKAAWLDLKERRLQGIATELASALVPGEACAVCGSVEHPAPARADTGHVDRAAEDAAYDRYVQAQKAKDDAERELAVLGESRASAAARARGPEPTSAGHSRPGVTVPVPRSGEDPAVAELRSAVEELEREHAGARDLAATTHGAREALERAEREYEKRVTARQEAERRSAARTSRRETLDQELAQLQDDLSRARDGARSVAERAAQLEGRAALLTAAADAVRAVDSTALRLKEADDRLADAAFRAGFDTPADAAARLLTDAEQRDIQHRIDAWQAEAAAVADRLAEDDARAAADRPPATPDAARAVHEAAERALRDTASALDAARQRCAELDRLSRQATGETLGLRPLREEYDMVAGLAALTAGTSADNERKMRLESYVLAARLEQVAAAATVRLQRMSSGRYTLIHSDARTGGKRAGLGLRVVDAWTGRERDTATLSGGETFFASLALALGLADVVTDEAGGMRLDTLFIDEGFGSLDDQTLDEVLDVLDSLRERDRSVGIVSHVGDLRRRIPAQLEVVKDRSGSAVRLRTEAALSD is encoded by the coding sequence GTGAGACTGCACAGACTGGCCGTCACCGCGTTCGGGCCGTTCGGGGCCACCCAGGAAGTCGACTTCGACGCACTGGCCAGCTCCGGGATCTTCCTCCTGCACGGGCCGACGGGAGCGGGCAAGACCTCCGTCCTCGACGCCGTCTGCTTCGCGCTGTACGGTGCGGTCCCCGGCGCGCGCCAGAGCCCGGGCACCTCGCTGCGCAGCGACCACGCCCCGGCCGGCACACCGACCGAGGTCAGCCTCGAACTGACCGTCGCCGGGCGGCGGCTGGAGGTCACCCGCCGCCCGGCACAGCCCCGCCCCAAGGCGCGCGGCCAGGGGTTCGTCACCGAGCGGGCGCACAGCACACTGCGCGAGTACGACACGGCGAGCGGCGAGTGGCGGCCGCTCAGCAAGTCGCACCAGGAGATCGGTGAGGAGATCACCCAGCTCCTCGGGATGAGCCGCGAGCAGTTCTGCCAGGTCGTGCTCTTGCCGCAGGGTGATTTCGCCCGTTTTCTCCGAGCGGACGCGGAAGCCCGCGGCAAACTCCTCGGAAGGCTCTTCGACACACGCCGGTTCGCCGCCGTCGAGGACCACCTCGCCGAGCTGCGGCGCGCCGCCGAGAAGCAGGTGAGGGCCGGCGACGAGCGGCTGCTCGCCGTCGCCCACCGGATCGAACAGGCCGCCGGACCGGCGGCCGCGGAGTGGGCCCGTCCGGAGCAGCAGCCCGGCGACCCGGGCCTCGCCGACGCCGTCCTGCAGTGGGCCGCGGTGGCCCGCACGGCCTCCCGTGAGCGGCTCGACATCGCCGAGTACGCCCTCGCCGCCGCCGAGAGCCGGCAGGCGGCCGCCCGCCGGGACCTCGAGAGCGAGCAGGAACTGGACCGGCTCCAGCGGCGGTACGCGGAGGCGCTGGCCCGCTCCGAGGCACTGGAGTCCCGGCGCGCGGAGTACGAGAACCGGTGCGCCCGGCTGGACCGGGCACGCAAGGCCGCGCTCGTCGAGCCGGCCCTGCGGGTGCGCGACGCCGCGGAGCGCGAACACCGCGCGGCCGAGGCCGGACGCGAACGGACGAGGACGTCACTCCCGGTCGGACTCGCCGACGCGGGCGCGGACCAGCTCACCGGCGCCGAACGGGCGCTGCGCCAGGAGCTCGGCGGCCTGGAAGCCGCCCGCAGGGCCGAGGCCCGCGCCTCGGACATCACGCGCGAGCTGGCGGACCTCGACCGGCAGGCCCGGGCCGACGACGACATCCTCGCCGAGGCGGCGGACTGGCTCGCCGAATGGGACGGCGTCCGCCGCGGCCACCAGGAACGGATCACGGCCGCGCAGGAGGCCGCCACCCGGGCCGAACACCTCGCGGGCAGGCTCGAACCGGCCCGCGAACGACTGCGCGCCGCACAGGAACGCGACGACCTCGCCGCCCGCGCGGACAGGACCGCCGAACGGCTCCGCACCCTGCACGAGCGCACCAACGAGGCCAAGGCGGCCTGGCTCGACCTCAAGGAGCGCCGGCTCCAGGGCATCGCCACGGAACTGGCCTCGGCGCTCGTCCCAGGCGAAGCCTGCGCCGTATGCGGCTCCGTGGAACACCCCGCGCCCGCCCGTGCGGACACCGGGCACGTGGACCGTGCCGCCGAGGACGCGGCGTACGACCGGTACGTACAGGCGCAGAAGGCCAAGGACGACGCCGAGCGGGAGCTGGCCGTGCTCGGCGAGTCCCGCGCGTCCGCGGCGGCCAGGGCCCGCGGCCCGGAGCCGACGTCCGCCGGGCACTCCCGGCCCGGCGTGACCGTCCCCGTGCCCCGGTCCGGCGAGGACCCGGCGGTCGCGGAACTGCGCAGCGCCGTGGAGGAACTGGAGCGGGAGCACGCCGGCGCACGCGACCTGGCGGCCACAACGCACGGGGCCCGCGAGGCACTCGAACGCGCGGAGCGGGAGTACGAGAAGCGGGTCACCGCCCGGCAGGAGGCGGAACGGCGCAGCGCCGCCCGCACCTCCCGGCGGGAGACCCTCGACCAGGAGCTGGCCCAGCTCCAGGACGACCTGTCCAGAGCACGGGACGGCGCCCGCAGCGTCGCCGAGCGGGCCGCGCAACTGGAGGGCCGGGCCGCTCTGCTGACCGCCGCGGCGGACGCCGTCCGCGCCGTCGACAGCACCGCCCTGCGGCTGAAGGAGGCCGACGACCGGCTCGCCGACGCCGCCTTCCGCGCCGGCTTCGACACGCCCGCGGACGCGGCGGCACGACTGCTGACCGACGCCGAACAGCGCGACATCCAGCACCGGATCGACGCCTGGCAGGCGGAGGCCGCCGCCGTCGCCGACCGGCTCGCGGAGGACGACGCACGCGCCGCGGCGGACCGGCCACCCGCCACGCCCGACGCGGCCCGCGCAGTACACGAGGCCGCCGAGCGCGCACTGCGCGACACCGCCTCGGCGCTCGACGCCGCACGGCAGAGGTGCGCCGAGCTCGACCGGCTGTCCCGGCAGGCCACCGGCGAGACCCTCGGGTTGCGCCCGCTGCGCGAGGAGTACGACATGGTGGCCGGCCTCGCCGCCCTCACCGCCGGCACCTCCGCCGACAACGAACGCAAGATGCGCCTCGAGTCGTACGTGCTCGCCGCCCGCCTGGAACAGGTCGCGGCCGCCGCCACCGTACGGCTTCAGCGCATGTCCTCCGGCCGGTACACCCTGATCCACTCCGACGCCCGCACCGGCGGGAAGCGGGCCGGCCTCGGACTGCGCGTGGTCGACGCCTGGACCGGCAGGGAACGCGACACGGCGACCCTCTCCGGCGGCGAGACGTTCTTCGCCTCGCTCGCCCTCGCGCTCGGCCTCGCCGACGTGGTCACCGACGAGGCCGGGGGCATGCGGCTCGACACCCTGTTCATCGACGAGGGCTTCGGCAGCCTCGACGACCAGACCCTCGACGAGGTGCTCGACGTCCTCGACTCGCTGCGCGAACGGGACCGCAGCGTCGGCATCGTCAGCCATGTCGGCGACCTGCGCCGGCGCATCCCCGCGCAACTGGAGGTCGTCAAGGACCGAAGCGGATCGGCCGTGAGGCTGCGGACGGAGGCCGCCCTCAGCGACTGA
- a CDS encoding Lrp/AsnC family transcriptional regulator, which translates to MTGYSPDATDWRILEALQTQGRATFAELARAVSMSSSAVTERVRRLEEAGVIEGYAAVVDQERIGLPILAFVRLRYPNGNYKPFHDLLDATPEILEAHHVTGDDCFVLKVAARSMSHLEQVSGKIGALGSVTTSVVYSSPLRRRPISR; encoded by the coding sequence ATGACGGGATATTCACCGGACGCCACCGACTGGCGCATACTCGAGGCCCTTCAGACCCAGGGCCGGGCCACCTTCGCCGAGTTGGCGCGGGCCGTCTCGATGTCTTCGAGCGCCGTCACCGAGCGGGTGCGGAGGCTGGAGGAGGCGGGCGTCATCGAGGGGTACGCGGCGGTCGTGGACCAGGAGCGGATCGGGCTGCCGATCCTCGCCTTCGTGCGGCTGCGCTATCCGAACGGCAATTACAAGCCGTTCCACGACCTGCTGGACGCGACGCCCGAGATCCTCGAGGCCCACCATGTCACCGGCGACGACTGCTTCGTACTGAAGGTCGCCGCCCGCTCGATGAGCCACCTCGAGCAGGTCTCTGGCAAGATCGGCGCGCTGGGGTCCGTGACGACGAGCGTCGTCTACTCGTCGCCCCTGCGCCGCCGCCCGATCAGTCGCTGA
- a CDS encoding rhodanese-like domain-containing protein has protein sequence MTTTQSNTPVTRTANPVLRVPPADPAAAAAYFGASLAFHADVSDVAAALAAGGDPGFVVLDSRSTESWDQGHVPGAVHLPTALVPEQAGQLLDRSVPVVTYCWGPGCNGATRAAFALARLGFQVKEMLGGFEYWVREGFEYETWEGRAVRDADPLTAPVDAADCGC, from the coding sequence ATGACCACCACGCAGAGCAACACCCCCGTGACCCGGACGGCGAACCCCGTCCTGCGGGTGCCGCCCGCCGACCCGGCCGCCGCGGCCGCGTACTTCGGCGCGAGCCTGGCCTTCCACGCCGACGTCTCCGACGTCGCGGCCGCGCTGGCCGCCGGAGGCGACCCCGGGTTCGTCGTCCTGGACTCCCGCTCCACCGAGTCCTGGGACCAGGGCCACGTCCCTGGCGCGGTGCACCTGCCGACCGCCCTCGTCCCGGAGCAGGCCGGGCAACTCCTCGACAGGTCCGTGCCGGTCGTCACCTACTGCTGGGGCCCCGGCTGCAACGGAGCGACCCGCGCGGCCTTCGCCCTCGCCCGACTGGGCTTCCAGGTCAAGGAGATGCTCGGCGGCTTCGAGTACTGGGTCAGGGAGGGCTTCGAGTACGAGACCTGGGAGGGCCGCGCGGTCCGCGACGCCGACCCGCTCACCGCTCCGGTCGACGCGGCCGACTGCGGCTGCTGA
- a CDS encoding ATP-grasp domain-containing protein, whose translation MRTLFLSPRITATGKALAVAAVRRGMRTSTLYDRRVPEDSQGVPGGSLYAGPLFADAVAGDLGLGLLEAPEAWLAGLPLELTSRRIELTTVAEARGLRRPAFVKPPNDKSFPARVYPDGSGLPGPDAVEDDTPVLVSDIVTFTAEYRLFLLDGAVVAGSRYAVGGELDVAPLEEDPCREQILAFAARLDPAALPSAIVVDVGSVDGDWAVIEANAAWASGHYASDEDAVLDVVLRAARPRGEIPARDTGFLRPSPVVVRR comes from the coding sequence ATGCGCACTCTCTTCCTCTCCCCCCGGATCACCGCCACGGGCAAGGCACTTGCGGTTGCCGCCGTCCGGCGGGGCATGCGTACCAGCACGCTGTACGACCGGCGGGTGCCGGAGGATTCCCAGGGCGTGCCGGGAGGCTCCCTCTACGCCGGTCCCCTCTTCGCGGACGCGGTGGCCGGCGACCTCGGACTCGGCCTGTTGGAGGCGCCGGAGGCATGGCTGGCGGGGCTTCCCCTGGAACTGACGTCCCGGCGGATCGAGTTGACGACGGTCGCGGAGGCCCGGGGGCTGCGCAGGCCGGCGTTCGTCAAGCCGCCCAACGACAAGAGTTTCCCTGCCAGGGTCTACCCCGACGGCAGTGGGCTGCCCGGCCCCGACGCGGTCGAGGACGACACTCCCGTGCTGGTCAGCGACATCGTGACGTTCACGGCCGAGTACCGGCTGTTCCTGCTCGACGGCGCGGTGGTGGCGGGCAGCCGGTACGCCGTGGGCGGCGAACTGGACGTTGCTCCGCTGGAGGAGGACCCGTGCCGGGAGCAGATCCTCGCCTTCGCCGCCCGGCTGGACCCTGCCGCCCTGCCGAGCGCGATCGTCGTCGACGTGGGGTCGGTCGACGGGGACTGGGCCGTCATCGAGGCCAACGCGGCGTGGGCGAGCGGCCATTACGCGAGCGACGAGGACGCCGTGCTCGACGTCGTCCTGCGGGCGGCCCGGCCGCGCGGGGAGATCCCGGCGAGGGACACCGGCTTCCTGCGGCCTTCTCCGGTCGTCGTGCGCCGTTGA